The Dendropsophus ebraccatus isolate aDenEbr1 chromosome 3, aDenEbr1.pat, whole genome shotgun sequence genome includes a region encoding these proteins:
- the LOC138786750 gene encoding oocyte zinc finger protein XlCOF6-like isoform X1, which translates to MEEEKILEVTNKMVELLSGEGEDLDYIDATDIIIKEETDDSSDEQYKEDITTWKDLNFINATDINATDIMVEEEETDVGSDEQYKQEITTGNCPGDCTRRSEGNLIYSGYNAENLITQETYEEHSITPDLPSAPHSKDLSSDLSKTVISPDSLLFIRQNKEKSFSCSECGKCFTVRSHLTIHERTHTGEKPFSCSECGKSFTVRSHLTRHKRTHTGEKPFSCLECRKRFTVKSQLVVHRRTHTGEKPFSCSECGKSFSHKSALVRHQIIHTGQKPFSCSECGKCFARKPDLVKHKIIHTGKKSFSCAECGKCFTEKLHLTIHERTHKGEKLFTCSESEKCLMYKSHLVTHKRTHTGEKPFPCAECEKCFMYKSHLVKHQRSHTGEKPFSCLECGKSFTEKSQLIIHQKIHTGEITFSCSECGKGFTYKADLFKHQRIHTGEKPYTCSECGKCFTQKAHLTIHERTHTGEKPFSCSECGKCFTGKSQLNLHERTHKGEKPYSCDKCGKCYTRKEKLIKHQNSHSGEKPSQIAE; encoded by the exons atggaggaagagaagatcctagaagtcaccaacaagatggtggagctgctgagtggagag ggggaagatctgGACTATATTGATGCCACAGACATAATAAttaaagaagagacagatgacagcagtgatgagcagtataaggaggacatcactacatggAAAGATCTCAACTTTATTAATGCTACAGATattaatgctacagacataatggtagaagaagaggagacagatgttggcagtgatgagcagtataagcagGAAATCACTACAGGTAActgcccag GTGActgtacccggagatcagagggaaatcTGATATATTCAGGTTATAATGCAGAGAATCTTATCACACAGGAAacatatgaagaacattctattaccccagatctaccctcagcccctcacagcaaagatctctcatctgaTCTTTCCAAGACAGTCATATCACCTGATTCTTTACtgtttattaggcaaaataaGGAGAAGtccttttcatgttcagaatgtgggaaatgttttactgtgagATCACAtctcactatacatgaaagaacacacacaggtgagaaaccattttcatgttcagaatgtgggaaatcttttactGTGAGATCACATCTCACTAGACataaaagaactcacacaggggagaagccattttcctgtCTAGAATGTAGGAAACGGTTTACTGTAAAATCACAGCTTGTTGTACAtcggagaactcacacaggagaaaagccattttcatgttcagaatgtgggaaatctttttcTCACAAATCAGCTTTAGTTAGACATCAAATAATTCACACTGGGCAGAAGCCcttttcgtgttcagaatgtgggaaatgttttgctcgcAAACCAGATCTTGTTAAACATAAAATAATTCACACAGGAAAGAAATCATTTTCATGTGCAGAgtgcgggaaatgttttactgagaaattacatctcactatacatgaaagaactcacaaGGGGGAGAAGCTGTTTACATGTTCAGAAAGTGAGAAATGTCTTATGTataaatcacatcttgttacacataaaagaactcacacaggggagaagccatttccatgtgcagaatgtgagaaatgttttatgtataaatcacatcttgttaaacatcaaagaagtcacacaggagagaagccattttcatgtttagaatgtggaaagTCTTTTACTGAGAAATCACAACTTATTatccatcaaaaaattcacacaggggagattacattttcatgttcagaatgtggtaaaggTTTTACTTATAAAGCAGATTTatttaaacatcaaagaattcacacaggggagaagccatatacatgttcagaatgtggaaaatgttttactcagaaagcacatctcactatacatgaaagaactcacacaggagagaagccattttcatgttcagaatgtgggaaatgtttcactgGGAAATCACAGCTTAATTTGCATGAAAGAACTCAcaaaggagagaagccatattcatgtgataaatgtgggaaatgttatacaCGGAAGGAGAAACTTATAAAACATCAAAACAGTCACTCAGGGGAGAAGCCAAGTCAGATCGCTGAATGA
- the LOC138786750 gene encoding oocyte zinc finger protein XlCOF6-like isoform X2, translating into MEEEKILEVTNKMVELLSGEGEDLDYIDATDIIIKEETDDSSDEQYKEDITTWKDLNFINATDINATDIMVEEEETDVGSDEQYKQEITTGDCTRRSEGNLIYSGYNAENLITQETYEEHSITPDLPSAPHSKDLSSDLSKTVISPDSLLFIRQNKEKSFSCSECGKCFTVRSHLTIHERTHTGEKPFSCSECGKSFTVRSHLTRHKRTHTGEKPFSCLECRKRFTVKSQLVVHRRTHTGEKPFSCSECGKSFSHKSALVRHQIIHTGQKPFSCSECGKCFARKPDLVKHKIIHTGKKSFSCAECGKCFTEKLHLTIHERTHKGEKLFTCSESEKCLMYKSHLVTHKRTHTGEKPFPCAECEKCFMYKSHLVKHQRSHTGEKPFSCLECGKSFTEKSQLIIHQKIHTGEITFSCSECGKGFTYKADLFKHQRIHTGEKPYTCSECGKCFTQKAHLTIHERTHTGEKPFSCSECGKCFTGKSQLNLHERTHKGEKPYSCDKCGKCYTRKEKLIKHQNSHSGEKPSQIAE; encoded by the exons atggaggaagagaagatcctagaagtcaccaacaagatggtggagctgctgagtggagag ggggaagatctgGACTATATTGATGCCACAGACATAATAAttaaagaagagacagatgacagcagtgatgagcagtataaggaggacatcactacatggAAAGATCTCAACTTTATTAATGCTACAGATattaatgctacagacataatggtagaagaagaggagacagatgttggcagtgatgagcagtataagcagGAAATCACTACAG GTGActgtacccggagatcagagggaaatcTGATATATTCAGGTTATAATGCAGAGAATCTTATCACACAGGAAacatatgaagaacattctattaccccagatctaccctcagcccctcacagcaaagatctctcatctgaTCTTTCCAAGACAGTCATATCACCTGATTCTTTACtgtttattaggcaaaataaGGAGAAGtccttttcatgttcagaatgtgggaaatgttttactgtgagATCACAtctcactatacatgaaagaacacacacaggtgagaaaccattttcatgttcagaatgtgggaaatcttttactGTGAGATCACATCTCACTAGACataaaagaactcacacaggggagaagccattttcctgtCTAGAATGTAGGAAACGGTTTACTGTAAAATCACAGCTTGTTGTACAtcggagaactcacacaggagaaaagccattttcatgttcagaatgtgggaaatctttttcTCACAAATCAGCTTTAGTTAGACATCAAATAATTCACACTGGGCAGAAGCCcttttcgtgttcagaatgtgggaaatgttttgctcgcAAACCAGATCTTGTTAAACATAAAATAATTCACACAGGAAAGAAATCATTTTCATGTGCAGAgtgcgggaaatgttttactgagaaattacatctcactatacatgaaagaactcacaaGGGGGAGAAGCTGTTTACATGTTCAGAAAGTGAGAAATGTCTTATGTataaatcacatcttgttacacataaaagaactcacacaggggagaagccatttccatgtgcagaatgtgagaaatgttttatgtataaatcacatcttgttaaacatcaaagaagtcacacaggagagaagccattttcatgtttagaatgtggaaagTCTTTTACTGAGAAATCACAACTTATTatccatcaaaaaattcacacaggggagattacattttcatgttcagaatgtggtaaaggTTTTACTTATAAAGCAGATTTatttaaacatcaaagaattcacacaggggagaagccatatacatgttcagaatgtggaaaatgttttactcagaaagcacatctcactatacatgaaagaactcacacaggagagaagccattttcatgttcagaatgtgggaaatgtttcactgGGAAATCACAGCTTAATTTGCATGAAAGAACTCAcaaaggagagaagccatattcatgtgataaatgtgggaaatgttatacaCGGAAGGAGAAACTTATAAAACATCAAAACAGTCACTCAGGGGAGAAGCCAAGTCAGATCGCTGAATGA